From a single Leishmania braziliensis MHOM/BR/75/M2904 complete genome, chromosome 28 genomic region:
- a CDS encoding putative katanin yields MPASVASEIVNAVHKARNCALYCDYKTALQYYASIRNEINSHICSLDDVLRAPWTSLLEELESEVQIIRDTQAELHLFIDPNAAKRREPPDYDENPGSGNAERAVVPRTGIKKKARIGASLTSSCGPYISAQNERLYGDKDRFGPAEGPQISPAMRQPARSGPFSSNNGAGVAGRHVAGAAAVGFRQGAGATNGTGAAARGRMKGRSAASRFAGRPGEEELVQLIEADMHIGKLPVTWDDIAGLEEAKRLLEEAVVYPVLMPDYYQGIRRPWKGVLLYGPPGTGKTMLAKAVASECNTTFFNISPATLTSKWRGDSEKLIRVLFEMARHYAPSTIFIDEIDSLCGRRGGNDEHEASRRAKGTLLAQMDGVGVDTDKIVMVLGATNHPWDIDEAMRRRLEKRIYIPLPDATDRVELFKINTKSIKLGSDVDFVKLSNLLEGRHYSGADITNLVRDAAMMTMRRFMKEADKTTLKENAAEIGRQVAEQPINMNDFLAALKKVPSSINADNVKKFEAWKKEFELNI; encoded by the coding sequence ATGCCAGCATCCGTAGCGAGCGAGATTGTCAATGCAGTCCATAAAGCCCGCAACTGCGCCCTCTACTGCGACTACAAGACCGCCCTTCAGTACTATGCCAGCATCCGCAATGAGATCAACTCGCACATCTGCAGCCTCGACGACGTCCTGCGTGCCCCGTGGACGAGCCTTCTAGAGGAGCTGGAGAGTGAGGTGCAGATCATCCGCGATACACAGGCTGAGTTGCACTTGTTCATTGACCCCAACGCTGCAAAGCGGCGCGAGCCACCGGACTATGATGAGAACCCCGGCAGTGGGAACGCTGAGAGGGCTGTCGTGCCGAGGACGGGGATCAAAAAGAAGGCACGAATTGGGGCCTCGCTCACGAGTAGTTGCGGGCCCTACATCAGTGCACAGAACGAGAGGCTCTACGGCGATAAGGACCGCTTCGGCCCGGCAGAAGGCCCACAGATTTCACCAGCCATGCGGCAGCCAGCGCGCAGCGGCCCCTTCTCTTCGAACAACGGGGCCGGCGTTGCTGGTCGACACGTAGCCGGGGCGGCCGCTGTCGGCTTCCGTCAAGGCGCTGGGGCAACGAATGGCACCGGGGCCGCGGCAAGAGGAAGGATGAAAGGCAGGAGTGCAGCGTCCCGCTTTGCCGGCCGCcctggggaggaggagctcgtCCAGCTCATCGAGGCTGATATGCACATTGGCAAGCTGCCGGTCACGTGGGACGACATCGCTGGCCTCGAGGAGGCAAAGCgactgctggaggaggcggtggtgtaCCCGGTGCTCATGCCCGACTACTACCAAGGCATCCGCCGTCCCTGGAAAGGTGTGCTTCTCTACGGGCCACCGGGCACCGGCAAGACGATGCTCGCCAAGGCGGTCGCCTCGGAGTGCAACACCACATTCTTTAACATATCCCCTGCGACGCTGACGAGTAAGTGgcgcggcgacagcgagaAGCTCATCCGCGTGCTCTTTGAGATGGCGCGCCACTACGCCCCTAGCACGATATTCATTGACGAGATCGACTCCCTGTGCgggcggcgaggcggcaaCGACGAGCACGAGGCCTCGCGACGGGCAAAAGGcacgctgctggcgcagatGGACGGTGTCGGGGTGGATACTGACAAGATCGTCATGGTGCTTGGCGCCACAAATCACCCGTGGGACATCGATGAAgcgatgcgccgccgccttgaaAAACGCATCTACATTCCTTTGCCCGATGCTACGGATCGTGTGGAATTGTTCAAGATCAACACAAAGTCCATCAAGCTCGGCAGTGATGTTGACTTTGTGAAGTTGTCCAACCTGCTAGAAGGCCGCCACTacagcggcgccgacatCACGAACCTGGTGCGGGATGCGGCTATGATGACGATGCGGCGCTTCATGAAGGAAGCGGACAAGACAACGCTGAAAGAGAACGCGGCGGAGATTGGTCggcaggtggcggagcagcccATCAACATGAATGACTTTTTGGCCGCTCTCAAGAAGGTGCCGAGTAGCATCAACGCCGACAACGTCAAGAAGTTCGAAGCATGGAAGAAGGAGTTTGAGCTGAACATCTAG
- a CDS encoding putative ribonuclease II-like protein, which yields MSPIKSSYVLGSDPDLEKAVREGTVVIGRVNVFRNYTTNLSFVRSSRLPCDVVLNSAELRGPALHSDVVAVELLPLTQWQLVPNAVSTASDLGDNASDAKTDSGLRAMPSTLPDGRHIAQLIAPETTAAILQNASAEVSLAVQMGAPSSYEWPSEKRPLGRVIRILERHLPRLHVARIADNQVQPGQGLRESYYYRFRPFNQLYPQLAVQGCDIMAPYHANIGMSLFSLALQQGEKGDVHTAPRMGNVLLCKVHSFLGDASTMAVAHHAICTSCNVPNEPFSEEAEACVAKDFTIPSAAELADMGRRDLRESEFVLTIDPATARDLDDALSIKPRKDGGYHVGVHIADVSYFVLPRTALDEEAQRRSNSTYLVDRVIPMLPSRLSEQYCSLNPGEDKFAFSGLFEFDRDGHLISEAETGEKCEWFGQSVIRSRCRLAYEQAQKILDNDPVELDVAQAAFDLGISEEAARNKVKQSIKNLFKLASKLREQSLRDGRVVIGNIRLGFHFEKNEVNSPPVSFSVHQQIQANWLVEEFMLLANQRVAQKIVQFIPNGALLRRHKPPNPRKMDLLREALSSRGLPTCGSSGQELQRMLDIMMKDHQGDFYTVCELVKYSLMAAEYIANDPTEKDIRSHFAVAAPWYTHFTSPIRRYCDLMVHRQLLVALELEQRIEEAQLAMPRAPHLAVERRPEDDIFDPTRVVDVSTLKTRELFYPHSELQNIVAHANECRLNSRSAGDMSLEYSLCLYLLALQKRAKEEPTLPQHLYTTANIVKMTEGSFLLYSAEIASEVEVGFNDTHQRFRYQRLLGTGDADAKPAAESTIDAKTKAHARKKGGKSDMPHRGAEEGKKSLPHVSGAPTKVVAQVSWAPHPVTGEDVIEVFDLFTEFVVLLEVTTKQGRLSLDMQLLPPWEREAARCVCPKVPTSLVETL from the coding sequence ATGTCTCCCATTAAGTCTTCTTATGTGCTCGGCAGCGACCCTGATCTCGAAAAGGCCGTCAGAGAGGGCACAGTCGTCATTGGTCGTGTCAACGTCTTTCGCAACTACACCACCAATCTCTCGTTTGTGCGCAGTAGTCGCCTTCCGTGCGATGTGGTGCTGAACTCTGCCGAGCTGCGTGGGCCTGCGCTGCACTCTGATGTGGTGGCAGTAGAGCTCCTGCCGCTTACACAGTGGCAACTCGTACCGAATGCAGTCAGCACAGCGTCAGACCTTGGCGACAACGCCTCCGATGCTAAGACCGATAGCGGATTGCGGGCGATGCCGTCCACATTGCCGGATGGTCGCCACATTGCACAGCTTATCGCTCCCGAGACCACAGCAGCGATACTCCAGAACGCCTCTGCTGAGGTTTCCCTCGCTGTGCAGATGGGCGCCCCTTCTTCGTACGAGTGGCCATCAGAGAAACGGCCGCTGGGTCGCGTCATTCGAATTCTGGAACGCCATCTGCCGCGCCTTCACGTGGCGCGCATTGCAGACAACCAGGTGCAGCCTGGTCAGGGACTGCGGGAGAGCTATTACTACCGCTTCCGCCCCTTCAATCAGCTCTATCCCCAACTGGCGGTGCAGGGGTGTGACATCATGGCCCCCTATCATGCAAATATCGGCAtgtccctcttttccttaGCGCTGCAGCAAGGCGAGAAGGGTGACGTGCACACGGCTCCGCGAATGGGAAACGTCCTCTTGTGCAAAGTGCACAGTTTCCTTGGTGATGCCTCGACCATGGCGGTGGCACACCACGCCATCTGCACAAGCTGCAATGTGCCGAACGAACCCTTTTCAGAGGAGGCCGAGGCATGCGTGGCCAAGGATTTCACGATCCCTTCGGCAGCGGAGCTGGCCGATATGGGTCGCCGCGACCTGCGCGAGTCGGAGTTCGTCTTAACGATTGACCCCGCCACAGCGCGTGATTTGGACGACGCCCTCAGCATAAAACCACGAAAAGATGGTGGCTATCACGTGGGCGTGCACATCGCTGATGTATCGTATTTTGTGCTGCCCAGGACGGCTctcgacgaggaggcgcagcggcgcagcaacTCAACCTACCTGGTGGACCGCGTAATTCCGATGCTCCCGTCGAGGCTGAGCGAGCAGTACTGTAGCTTGAACCCTGGCGAGGATAAGTTTGCCTTCTCCGGACTTTTCGAGTTCGACCGCGACGGGCATCTCATCTCCGAGGCGGAGACGGGGGAGAAATGCGAGTGGTTTGGGCAGAGTGTCATCCGCAGTCGGTGCCGACTAGCGTACGAGCAGGCGCAGAAGATTCTCGACAACGACCCGGTGGAGCTCGATGTGGCGCAAGCTGCGTTTGACCTCGGCATCAGCGAGGAGGCTGCTCGCAACAAGGTGAAGCAGAGCATCAAGAACCTCTTCAAGCTCGCAAGCAAGCTTCGCGAGCAGTCACTGCGGGACGGACGGGTGGTTATCGGCAATATCCGCCTTGGGTTTCATTTTGAAAAAAACGAAGTGAACTCGCCCCCAGTCTCCTTCTCCGTGCATCAGCAGATTCAGGCGAACTggctggtggaggagttTATGTTATTGGCGAATCAACGTGTGGCACAGAAGATTGTGCAGTTCATTCCGAACGGGGCGCTGCTTCGCAGACACAAACCACCAAACCCACGGAAGATGGACCTACTCCGCGAGGCCCTGTCGAGCCGTGGTCTGCCTACCTGTGGCAGCTCTGGccaggagctgcagcggatGTTGGACATCATGATGAAGGATCACCAGGGAGACTTTTATACGGTGTGCGAGTTGGTCAAGTACTCCCTTATGGCCGCCGAATACATCGCCAACGATCCGACTGAGAAGGACATCCGTTCCCACTTTGCCGTCGCGGCGCCGTGGTACACCCACTTCACGTCACCGATCCGCCGCTACTGCGATTTGATGGTGCACCGCCAGCTGCTCGTTGCCCTcgagctggagcagcgcaTCGAAGAAGCGCAATTGGCGATGCcgagagcgccgcatctggcggtggagaggaggcCCGAGGATGACATCTTTGACCCCACTCGCGTTGTGGACGTAAGCACGCTCAAGACGCGGGAGCTCTTCTACCCTCACTCGGAGCTGCAGAACATCGTCGCCCACGCCAACGAGTGCCGCTTGAACTCTCGCTCCGCCGGTGACATGTCGTTAGAGTACTCTCTGTGCCTATACCTGCTCGCACTGCAGAAGAGGGCCAAGGAGGAGCCGACTCTGCCACAGCACCTCTACACGACCGCCAATATTGTGAAGATGACGGAGGGCAGCTTCCTACTCTACAGTGCTGAGATCGCCtcagaggtggaggtgggctTCAACGATACTCATCAGCGGTTCAGGTATCAAAGGCTGCTTGGGACTGGCGACGCGGACGCCAAACCAGCTGCAGAGAGCACAATAGACGCCAAGACAAAGGCTCATGCACGCAAGAAGGGGGGTAAGAGCGACATGCCACACCGCGGCGCCGAAGAGGGTAAAAAATCGCTGCCTCACGTTTCAGGCGCACCGACCAAAGTGGTAGCGCAGGTCTCTTGGGCGCCACACCCTGTGACAGGCGAGGATGTGATAGAGGTGTTTGACCTCTTCACCGAATTTGTCGTGCTACTGGAGGTAACGACAAAGCAGGGGCGTCTTTCCTTGGATATGCAGCTGTTGCCGCCGTGGGAGCGGGAGGCGGCCCGTTGCGTCTGCCCCAAAGtccccacctctcttgtCGAGACTCTTTAG
- a CDS encoding carbonic anhydrase-like protein has product MGTHFLCAAFAFVQLVLFLSVAGIVNGLDEQHSSYEGNYGTARLVLGRPDDSGASWNYANLNEWPSLCLTGSRQSPISFTNVNPDEVVTSAPLQRLKFSSTCVFPREVTKMRIVNEGAVNTVSFERLGGSPDGLSECTVLDPLNSSRTYHFTGLHFHVMSEHQFRTLRPDAEMHLSFTTNDEKEKTRKTLTVAVMLKASTTSNSTSVRTLRHILVDGSLPMRHAMTTCFLKEDLALTSLIPARESYLLYDGSQTHPPCTENVRWVVMTSPIFISRVSLGRLRDAMDALLPNDFHRFGSARPPQTLNSRHIYRFDDISVPPGGSRRKGKLGDAWSRKKKGSANLSARVRTESMSAGSATDFYEHNNGLLVKPFVSLSSDSGSASGSHTVRLSSPLVLDAEGRNSRPLAPTAVKLDTEAAGPISESDAHESRSDNSEATTNSSSAPQASTSSSVSASSSNVNVSAESSHPSESSAQALSNDSKPQSTTTTTTTTNSPSDPGREMNASDSSSTADIGSGFGNFLESPVTRAWVFLKTFSINAFQAIVAYAKANPVRVGVSLLCIIALIFLFRTCYRGWRRPVYVVGINPTELQPLNPDNRFEFYGGTVPVRPARASSA; this is encoded by the coding sequence ATGGGGACTCATTTTCTTTGtgccgccttcgccttcgTGCAGCTGGTGCTGTTCTTAAGCGTCGCTGGTATCGTCAATGGGCTGGACGAGCAGCACTCGAGCTACGAGGGCAACTACGGCACAGCCAGGTTGGTGCTCGGCAGGCCCGACGACTCGGGTGCCTCCTGGAACTACGCGAACCTGAACGAATGGCCGAGCCTGTGCTTGACGGGGAGCAGACAGAGTCCGATTTCCTTCACGAACGTGAATCCCGACGAGGTGGTCACCAGCGCCCCACTGCAGCGACTGAAGTTCTCCTCCACGTGCGTTTTTCCACGTGAGGTGACAAAAATGCGAATCGTAAACGAGGGCGCCGTAAACACGGTGAGCTTTGAGCGACTGGGAGGCTCGCCGGACGGCTTGAGCGAGTGCACGGTGCTCGACCCGCTGAACAGCTCGCGCACCTACCACTTCACCGGCCTGCACTTTCACGTGATGTCGGAGCACCAGTTCCGCACGTTGCGCCCCGATGCGGAAATGCACCTTTCCTTCACCACAAATGatgagaaggaaaagacacGAAAGACACTcacggtggcggtgatgctAAAAGCCTCCACCACGTCCAACAGCACCTCGGTGCGCACACTGCGGCACATTCTCGTGGACGGCTCACTGCCGATGCGCCACGCCATGACGACTTGCTTCCTGAAAGAGGATCTCGCCCTCACCTCGCTAATTCCGGCGCGCGAGAGCTACTTGCTCTACGACGGCTCCCAGACGCACCCGCCCTGTACCGAAAATGTCCGCTGGGTGGTGATGACGTCGCCCATTTTTATCTCTCGTGTGTCACTTGGAAGGCTGCGCGACGCGATGGATGCCCTGCTGCCGAACGACTTTCACCGATTCGGTAGCGCCCGTCCACCACAGACTCTCAATAGTCGCCACATTTATCGCTTCGACGACATATCCGTTCCACcgggcggcagcaggcgaAAAGGCAAGCTTGGAGATGCGTGGAGTCGCAAGAAGAAGGGCTCGGCGAATCTCTCCGCACGTGTGCGGACAGAGAGCATGTCGGCAGGGTCGGCCACTGACTTCTATGAGCACAACAACGGGCTTCTTGTCAAACCTTTCGTGTCATTATCGTCAGACTCTGGCTCGGCGTCAGGCAGTCATACTGTTCGCCTGTCTTCGCCACTTGTATTGGACGCCGAAGGGCGCAACAGCAGACCATTGGCTCCAACGGCAGTGAAACTCGACACGGAGGCGGCCGGGCCGATTTCTGAGTCGGATGCCCACGAAAGTCGCTCAGACAACTCAGAGGCAACTACAAACTCAAGCTCAGCGCCTCAGGcgagcacctcctcgtctgtCTCCGCATCCAGCTCCAATGTGAACGTCTCCGCTGAGTCATCTCACCCTTCTGAGTCGTCAGCGCAGGCCCTGTCTAATGACTCTAAGCCACAGtcaacgacgacgaccaccaccaccacgaatAGTCCGTCGGACccggggagagagatgaacGCTAGTGACTCCTCGAGCACGGCCGACATTGGTTCGGGGTTTGGGAATTTCCTTGAGTCTCCCGTGACAAGGGCATGGGTCTTTCTGAAGACCTTCAGCATCAACGCCTTTCAGGCCATTGTAGCCTACGCCAAGGCAAACccggtgcgtgtgggggtcTCTCTGCTGTGCATCATCGCACTCATCTTTCTTTTCCGCACGTGCTACcgcgggtggaggcggccgGTATATGTGGTGGGGATCAACCCCACAGAGCTCCAACCTCTTAACCCTGACAACCGGTTTGAGTTCTACGGCGGTACGGTGCCCGTGAGGCCAGCCCGTGCGAGCTCGGCGTAA
- a CDS encoding putative propionyl-coa carboxylase beta chain, with the protein MRRARVVVASAAVGVGGMGISQLAKEFDRHTHNPTAAEVSRHKKKRLTAMERVELFCDPGTFRERDALVEHECHNFGMENRKVPGDGFITGTGKVFGRPVFLFSHDFTVFGGSLSGSNAAKVVRIMDEAARIGVPVIGFNDSGGARIQEGVDSLAGYADIFLRNTLFSGVIPQISVIMGPCAGGAVYSPAITDFTFMVENSSYMFVTGPEVVSAVGGKLVGKEELGGPHVHATKSGVSAGTFPNDIVALAQLRRLYSYLPLNNRDSAPVVPTADNRHRDVSSLNTVVPLEVKEAYDMRDAILPVIDQDSFFEIQPQFAKNIICGFARIEGRSVCIIANQPKAQAGVLDIDSSVKAARMVRFADAFNIPIITFVDVPGFLPGVHQEYGGIIRHGAKLLYAYAEATVPKITIITRKAYGGAYDVMSSKHLRGDSNYAWPRAEIAVMGAAGACRLLYSKETAEQQAQRIVDYEKTFCTPLSAARKGFIDAVIDPSETRIRVCEDLERLSRKQLCNPWKKHGNIPL; encoded by the coding sequence ATGCGCCGAGcgcgcgtggtggtggcttcCGCGgccgtgggtgtgggtgggatGGGCATCTCGCAACTAGCGAAGGAGTTTGaccgccacacacacaacccgACCGCAGCTGAGGTGTCACGCCACAAGAAGAAACGCCTGACTGCCATGGAGCGCGTGGAGCTCTTCTGCGATCCCGGCACGTTCCGTGAGCGTGATGCCCTTGTTGAGCATGAGTGCCACAATTTTGGTATGGAGAATAGGAAGGTGCCGGGTGACGGCTTTATTACGGGTACGGGCAAGGTCTTTGGTCGCcctgtgtttctcttctcgcaCGACTTCACGGTGTTCggcggctctctctctggctccAATGCCGCAAAGGTGGTGCGCATCATGGACGAGGCCGCCAGGATCGGTGTGCCCGTGATCGGCTTCAACGACTCCGGCGGCGCGCGCATCCAGGAGGGTGTGGACTCGCTGGCTGGCTACGCTGACATTTTCCTCCGCAACACGCTCTTCTCCGGTGTCATTCCCCAGATCTCCGTGATCATGGGCCCCtgtgcaggcggtgctgtcTACTCGCCCGCTATAACCGACTTCACGTTCATGGTGGAGAACTCGTCCTACATGTTTGTGACGGGTCCGGAGGTGGTGAGTGCCGTGGGCGGAAAGCTTgtgggaaaggaggagcTTGGCGGTCCGCATGTGCACGCGACCAAATCGGGTGTGTCAGCGGGTACGTTCCCGAACGACATCGtagcgctggcgcagctccgccgcctctACTCATATCTGCCGCTGAACAACCGCGACTCTGCCCCAGTGGTGCCAACGGCCGACAACCGCCACCGCGACGTCTCTTCGCTGAACACGGTCGTGCCCctggaggtgaaggaggccTACGACATGCGCGACGCTATCCTCCCTGTGATTGACCAAGACTCCTTCTTTGAGATTCAGCCGCAGTTCGCCAAGAACATCATCTGCGGTTTCGCACGCATTGAAGGTCGCTCGGTGTGCATCATTGCGAACCAGCCGAAGGCGCAGGCTGGCGTACTGGACATTGACTCCTCCGTCAAGGCCGCACGCATGGTACGGTTCGCTGATGCCTTCAACATTCCAATCATCACCTTCGTAGATGTCCCCGGGTTCTTGCCGGGCGTGCATCAGGAGTACGGCGGCATCATTCGCCACGGTGCGAAGCTGCTGTATGCCTATGCGGAGGCGACGGTGCCTAAGATAACGATTATCACGCGCAAGGCGTACGGTGGCGCCTACGATGTGATGAGCTCAAAGCACCTCCGTGGCGACAGCAACTACGCCTGGCCGCGCGCCGAGATTGCTGTCATGGGCGCTGCCGGTGCATGCAGACTACTATACTCGAAGGAgacggcggagcagcaggcgcagcgtATCGTAGATTATGAGAAGACCTTCTGTACCCCGCTCTCCGCCGCGCGAAAGGGCTTTATCGATGCTGTGATTGATCCCAGCGAGACCCGTATTCGCGTATGCGAAGATCTGGAGCGTCTGTCTCGCAAGCAACTCTGTAATCCGTGGAAGAAGCACGGCAACATTCCACTGTAA